The proteins below are encoded in one region of Rhododendron vialii isolate Sample 1 chromosome 7a, ASM3025357v1:
- the LOC131332314 gene encoding BON1-associated protein 2-like, which translates to MELTVISAEDLKPKSSALFPRQLRPFVTLTLPSTNGDKPVHVYQTTVDEAGGTNPSWGDKFHIPLDHNSTSSFYQRQYYHPLIYLQLCTKDLMGGQTQLGWCQIPAADILDGLSPAGHVRRLSYRLRARDGCRGHGVVNIAVKLDGSGPVIMCPQSQRPSSSDRRHWPEMGLGQTVIGIPVRQLPVAETHGGKDYL; encoded by the coding sequence ATGGAACTCACAGTCATATCAGCGGAAGACCTGAAGCCAAAATCCTCTGCTCTCTTCCCCCGCCAGCTCAGGCCCTTTGTCACCCTCACCCTTCCATCAACCAACGGCGATAAGCCCGTCCACGTGTACCAAACAACGGTGGATGAAGCCGGAGGCACAAACCCCAGCTGGGGTGACAAGTTCCACATACCACTGGATCATAATTCCACCTCTTCCTTTTACCAAAGACAGTACTACCACCCTCTGATTTACCTCCAGTTGTGCACCAAAGATCTCATGGGTGGTCAGACCCAACTGGGGTGGTGTCAGATTCCGGCCGCCGATATACTCGATGGGTTGTCGCCGGCGGGGCACGTTCGCCGGCTGAGTTACCGGCTCCGGGCTAGAGACGGTTGCAGGGGTCATGGGGTTGTTAACATTGCGGTGAAATTGGACGGTTCAGGTCCTGTAATAATGTGCCCTCAGAGCCAGAGACCGAGTAGTTCTGATCGGAGACACTGGCCGGAGATGGGTTTGGGTCAGACGGTGATTGGGATTCCGGTTAGACAGTTGCCGGTGGCGGAGACGCATGGAGGGAAAGATTACTTGTAA
- the LOC131332311 gene encoding E3 ubiquitin-protein ligase At4g11680-like, with the protein MSTSTTPTRSSPDAAPLLSPDEDRSSRSLRRQSMREAARFLRRAGSRRLMREPSMLVREVAAEQLEERQSDWAYSKPVVFLDMVWNLMFVVVAVGVMVLSRGESPSMPLRVWIVGYALQCVVHMVCVSVEYRRRRRRSVAAAGAVDGGNGNQYVSLAHLTDDSTSSMAKHLESANTMFSFVWWIIGFYWLSVGGPSLARESPQLYWVSVLFLALDVFFVVFCVALACVIGIAVCCCLPCLIAVLYAVADQEGASRDVVEQLPRYNFRRVGDTDKLSGEVQGPFAGVMTESGTDSPIEQHLLHEDAECCICLCNYDDGAELRELPCGHHFHSSCVDKWLYTNATCPLCKYNIVKDKIQGSEQV; encoded by the exons ATGTCCACGTCGACCACCCCGACCAGATCCTCGCCCGACGCGGCGCCGCTGCTGAGCCCCGACGAGGATCGCAGCAGCCGGAGCCTCCGGCGGCAGAGCATGCGGGAGGCGGCGCGGTTCCTGCGGCGGGCCGGGAGCCGGCGGCTGATGCGCGAGCCGTCGATGCTCGTGCGCGAGGTCGCGGCGGAGCAGCTGGAGGAGCGGCAGAGCGACTGGGCCTACTCGAAGCCCGTCGTGTTCCTCGACATGGTTTGGAACCTGATGTTCGTCGTGGTCGCGGTGGGAGTGATGGTCCTGAGCCGCGGCGAGTCGCCGTCGATGCCGCTTAGGGTTTGGATCGTGGGGTACGCTCTCCAGTGCGTGGTCCACATGGTTTGCGTTTCCGTCGAGTACAGGAGGCGGCGTAGGCGGTCGGTTGCCGCGGCCGGTGCGGTGGATGGGGGGAATGGGAATCAGTACGTTTCGTTGGCTCACCTAACGGATGACAGTACAAG TAGCATGGCCAAGCACTTAGAATCTGCAAATACAATGTTCTCCTTTGTCTGGTGGATCATTGGATTTTATTGGTTATCCGTGGGTGGACCATCGTTGGCAAGGGAATCTCCACAACTTTACTG GGTTTCCGTACTTTTCTTGGCTTTGGACGTCTTCTTCGTTGTTTTCTGTGTTGCCCTGGCATGTGTGATTGGTATTGCGGTTTGCTGCTGCCTTCCATGTCTTATTGCAGTCTTATATGCTGTGGCAGATCAG GAAGGAGCATCCAGAGATGTCGTTGAGCAACTCCCAAGATACAATTTCCGGAGGGTTGGTGATACAGACAAGCTTAGTGGTGAGGTACAAGGACCTTTTGCAGGAGTAATGACAGAATCTGGCACAGATTCACCAATTGAACAACATCTTTTACACGAGGATGCT GAGTGTTGCATTTGCCTTTGTAATTACGATGATGGAGCTGAGCTTCGGGAACTTCCCTGTGGTCATCATTTTCATTCCTCCTGTGTAGACAAGTGGCTATACACCAATGCTACTTGTCCCCTCTGCAAGTACAACATCGTCAAGGATAAAATCCAAGGCAGCGAACAAGTGTAG
- the LOC131333906 gene encoding replication factor C subunit 2 gives MASSSSSSATQAYEIPWVEKYRPSKVADIVGNEDAVSRLQVIARDGNMPNLILSGPPGTGKTTSILALAHELLGPNFKEGVLELNASDERGIDVVRNKVKMFAQKKVTLPPGRHKVIILDEADSMTSGAQQALRRTMEIYSNSTRFALACNTSSKIIEPIQSRCALVRFSRLSDQEILSRLMVVLEAEKVPYVPEGLEAIIFTADGDMRQALNNLQATYSGFRFVNQENVFKVCDQPHPLFVKNIVRNVLEGKFDDSCAGLKQLYDLGYSPTDIITTLFRIIKNYEMAEYLKLEFMKETGFAHMRICDGVGSYLQLCGLLAKLALVRETAKAS, from the exons atggcgtcttcttcttcGTCATCAGCGACCCAGGCGTACGAGATACCGTGGGTAGAGAAGTACAGACCCTCCAAAGTGGCCGACATCGTCGGCAACGAGGACGCCGTGTCCAGGCTCCAAGTCATCGCTCGCGACGGCAACATGCCTAACCTCATCTTATCT GGTCCTCCTGGAACTGGTAAAACCACTAGTATTTTAGCTCTCGCACATGAGCTCCTGGGACCAAATTTTAAGGAGGGAGTTTTAGAGCTGAATGCATCAGATGAGAG GGGAATTGATGTTGTGAGAAACAAAGTTAAGATGTTTGCCCAAAAGAAAGTTACGCTACCCCCTGGGAGGCACAAAGTAATCATATTGGATGAAGCTGACAG CATGACATCAGGAGCTCAGCAAGCCTTGAGGAGGACAATGGAAATATATTCCAATTCCACACGTTTTGCTCTTGCCTGCAATACATCCTCAAAAATTATCGAGCCTATCCAAAGTAGATGTGCACTTGTTAGATTTTCAAGATTATCCGATCAAGAGATTCTCAGCCGTCTCATGGTGGTCCTTGAAGCAGAAAAG GTTCCTTATGTTCCGGAAGGCCTTGAAGCAATTATTTTCACTGCTGATGGTGATATGAGGCAGGCATTGAATAACTTGCAAGCTACATACAGTGGATTCCGGTTTGTCAACCAAGAAAATGTTTTCAAG GTTTGCGACCAGCCTCATCCGTTGTTTGTGAAGAATATTGTGCGTAATGTACTAGAGGGAAAATTTGATGATTCTTGTGCTGGTCTAAAGCAGCTTTATGATTTGGGCTACTCCCCCACTGATATAATCACAACCCTTTTCCGGATTATCAAGAACTATGAGATGGCTGAGTATCTGAAGTTGGAGTTCATGAAG GAAACTGGATTTGCACACATGAGAATCTGTGATGGAGTAGGTTCATATCTTCAGCTGTGTGGCTTGCTGGCTAAGCTTGCACTAGTGCGGGAAACCGCAAAAGCATCATAA